Proteins encoded in a region of the Pseudochaenichthys georgianus chromosome 20, fPseGeo1.2, whole genome shotgun sequence genome:
- the LOC117465989 gene encoding uncharacterized protein: MITAVKDLPSRSKTFDGVDLYLPNLIGLPVGTSRQTSLRLWTSTPHVQLFKSKKGSVGQKLQSINWSTPDATEQRSVVLKGIPIVLGDDSKDFFKTCFDTTRDEALSSVTVGVLFSAKTVLRRVRAQCNSSPSPLTLCLREVLSWKRSKTFHRPVIWPDICFAFRSPKMHGKYSEVRSNSDAWTGNQSSLTKLLTLRKALSQDSPQLSDRTWHLKKLHR; encoded by the exons ATGATCACAGCAGTAAAAG ATTTGCCAAGCAGATCGAAAACCTTCGATGGAGTGGACCT GTATTTGCCAAATTTAATCGGATTACCAGTCGGAACCTCGAGGCAGACTTCTTTGAGGCTCTGGACCAGCACACCCCACGTCCAACTGTTCAAGTCAAAAAAAGGATCGGTGGGACAGAAACTGCAGAGCATCAACTGGTCG ACACCGGACGCGACTGAACAGCGCTCTGTTGTCCTCAAAGGCATTCCGATTGTTCTTGGCGACGACTCCAAGGATTTCTTCAAGACATGCTTT GATACAACGAGAGATGAGGCCCTATCATCCGTCACTGTTGGTGTGCTGTTCTCAGCGAAGACAGTCCTCAGGAGGGTCCGAGCACAATGCAACTCGAGCCCATCTCCACTGACATTGTGCTTGAGGGAGGTATTGTCATGGAAGAGATCAAAAACTTTCCACAGGCCTGTTATTTGGCCTGAtatatgctttgcatttagatcACCCAAAATGCATGGCAAATACTCTGAGGTTCGTTCAAACAGTGATGCTTGGACTGGTAACCAAAGCTCTCTCACCAAACTATTAACTTTGAGAAAAGCCCTTAGTCAAGATAGTCCCCAGCTATCAGATAGAACTTGGCACTTAAAAAAGTTGCACCGTTAA
- the LOC117465577 gene encoding uncharacterized protein, with protein MGLIKGVSLSDIEMSQEDDVPDPCFKPFISKGFVSLTGDPKDQLPVQVLRDTGGSQSIIREGILPLTSRSSCGSSAVVQGVGMTLVAAPLHNVYIHSSLVKGFFKVAVFPALPIKGVDFILSNDLAGGKVKPVPEVIDSPDLSLDAEKSAEVPPEIFPACVVTRAQSKKYGEDLSDSFLATGQFLEDMTVSDRLPEEARSAGAGSPSNSSELVQLPATREEFMAAQFPEAIPLRKMTAPVITKALLKFFSMFGLPKVVQTDQDKKLGETNYVIQTPDRRRPTRVCHINMLKKYCTREDQSESSKAHQVETTVSPMASVSKVSSNEDELVMRSVTPQGARLSNTEVLADLPNYLSHLPDIQGSDIQKLIFDFACLFNDTPSQTSVLAHDVVLTNPSSIKQRAYRVNPVKREVMKREVEYLLKNGFARPSSSPWSSPCVLDTKSDGSPRFCTDFRKVNAVTVPDAHPLPLIDDCIDEIGPAQFVSKLDMLKGYWQVPLTQRASDISAFVTPDSFLQYTVMPFDFSKPFKLEVDASEVGTGAVLLQEDAQAIDHPVSYFSRKFNKHQLKYSTIEKEALALLFALPHFEVYLGSSVKPIKHQDNVMESDTGSVLEALTGTDGRMRLNNLRGMNKRLRNNHILKDSSFMRSQPE; from the exons ATGGGACTCATTAAAGGAGTTTCCCTATCAGACATAGAAATGTCCCAGGAAGATGATGTACCTGATCCCTGTTTCAAACCCTTTATTTCCAAGGGCTTTGTTTCTTTAACAGGGGATCCTAAAGACCAGCTGCCAGTACAGGTACTTAGGGACACAGGAGGTTCTCAGTCCATTATTAGGGAAGGCATCTTACCTTTAACCTCCAGATCATCATGTGGATCAAGTGCTGTTGTTCAAGGGGTAGGCATGACACTAGTTGCGGCTCCTTTGcacaatgtttatattcactcatCTCTTGTCAAAGGATTCTTTAAAGTAGCTGTCTTCCCTGCCTTGCCCATCAAAGGTGTTGATTTCATCCTCAGTAATGACTTGGCTGGGGGCAAAGTTAAGCCAGTACCTGAGGTCATTGATTCTCCTGATCTAAGTTTAGACGCAGAGAAATCAGCTGAAGTACCTCCCGAAATCTTTCCTGCTTGTGTTGTTACAAGGGCACAGTCAAAGAAATACGGAGAGGACTTGTCTGATTCTTTTCTTGCTACAGGGCAGTTTCTTGAAGACATGACAGTGTCGGACCGACTGCCAGAGGAGGCCCGGTCTGCTGGTGCTGGATCACCCAGTAACAGCTCAGAGCTTGTACAACTGCCTGCCACTCGGGAAGAATTCATGGCAGCCCA GTTCCCAGAAGCCATCCCACTACGGAAAATGACTGCCCCGGTCATCACCAAGGCACTTCTGAAGTTTTTCTCCATGTTTGGTCTACCGAAGGTAGTTCAAACAGACCAAG ATAAGAAGCTCGGTGAAACAAActacgtcattcaaacacctgacCGCAGACGTCCTACCAGAGTGTGTCATATCAACATGCTAAAGAAGTACTGCACCAGGGAAGACCAAAGTGAGTCTTCTAAAGCTCACCAGGTGGAGACAACCGTCTCTCCTATGGCTTCAGTTTCAAAGGTGAGCTCAAATGAGGATGAGTTGGTGATGCGCAGTGTAACACCACAGGGGGCAAGACTAAGCAATACTGAGGTATTAGCTGATTTGCCCAATTACTTGTCTCATCTTCCTGATATCCAAGGAAGTGATATACAGAAACTGATATTTGACTTTGCATGTCTTTTTAATGACACTCCATCACAAACTTCTGTCCTAGCTCATGATGTGGTTTTGACCAACCCCTCGTCCATCAAACAGCGGGCGTACAGAGTTAACCCAGTTAAGAGAGAGGTTATGAAAAGGGAAGTTGAATATCTACTTAAAAACGGATTTGCAAGGCCTAGTTCCAGTCCCTGGAGTTCCCCTTGTGTGCTAGACACAAAGTCAGATGGCAGTCCCAGATTCTGCACTGACTTTCGCAAGGTTAATGCTGTCACTGTCCCCGATGCACACCCATTACCGCTCATTGATGACTGCATCGATGAAATTGGTCCTGCACAATTTGTCAGTAAACTGGACATGTTAAAGGGATACTGGCAAGTTCCTTTAACACAGCGTGCTTCTGACATCTCAGCCTTTGTGACACCTGACAGTTTCCTTCAGTATACTGTGATGCCTTTCG ACTTTTCGAAGCCATTCAAGCTCGAGGTCGATGCCAGTGAAGTTGGGACAGGGGCTGTTCTTCTACAAGAAGATGCACAGGCTATCGATCACCCCGTGAGCTACTTCTCCCGAAAGTTCAACAAACATCAGTTGAAGTACTCTACTATTGAGAAAGAAGCTTTAGCTCTATTGTTTGCCTTGCCGCACTTTGAGGTGTATCTTGGCTCCAGTGTAAAACCTATTAAG CATCAGGACAATGTCATGGAGTCAGACACTGGAAGTGTGCTGGAGGCGttgactgggactgatggaaggaTGAGGCTGAATAATCTGCGAGGAATGAACAAGCGGCTGAGAAATAATCatatattaaaagacagcagcttcATGAGAAGCCAACCagagtga